The Ascochyta rabiei chromosome 22, complete sequence sequence AACGCAGCACAGCAGACTCTAGAGGGTACGTGATATGTGCATCGCCCTCGCAATTCACCCAGACTAACCATGACGTAGAGCTCGTATGCGACAAGGTCGAAGATATCCGGTCGCAAGCAGAGCTCGCCAAAGCCATCCGAACCGTCGTCGCCGCAAAACAGTCTGGCAGCGAAGACTTCCTCGCCGATCTCGTCGCAGAAGCCGTCCTCGCGGTGCTGCCCAAGAACCCTGTCAACTTCAACGTTGACAACGTCCGAGTCGTAAAGATTATGGGAGGCGCACTGGAGCAGAGCAAGGTCGTCAAGGGTATGGTCTTCGCAAGATCGCCGGAGGGCAACGTGACAAAGGCCACCAAGGCCAAGGTCGGAGTCTTCTCGTGCCCCATCGACATCTCACAGACCGAGACCAAGGGCACCGTCCTCTTGCACAACGCAAAGGAGATGATGGACTTCACAACGGGCGAAGAGCAGCAGGTCGAGCAGGCCATCAAGGAGCTGCACGACTCTGGCATGCGCGTCGTGGTTGCTGGATCCACCATCGGAGAGCTCGCACAGCACTACCTCAACCGCTACAACATGCTCACCATCAAGATTCTCTCCAAGTTCGAGCTGCGCCGGTTATGTCGCGTTGTTGGCGCCACACCTCTGGCGCGTCTGGGCGCACCTATGCCCGATGAGATGGGTACCATCGACGTGGTTGAGACCCTGGAGATTGGCGGTGACCGTGTCACCGTCTTCAGACAAGAGAACGAGCAGACACGAACAGCAACGCTCGTCCTGCGTGGTGCTACCCAGAATCACCTTGACGACGTTGAGCGTGCTATTGACGACGGTGTCAACGTAGTAAAGGCCATCACCCGTGACGCACGACTGGTGCCAGGAGCAGGAGCCACAGAGATGCAGCTCATCGAGCGAATTAAGACCATTGCCGACAAGACACCCGGCCTGGCACAGTACTCCATCCGCAAGTTCGCCGAAGCATTCGAAGTCATTCCCCGCACGCTCGCCGAATCAGCAGGCCTCGACGCCACCGAAATTCTCGCACGCCTGTACGTCGCACACGCTGCACAGAAGGGCCGCAAGGACGACGAATGGACCATCGGTGTCGACATCGAGAACGACGACAACACCGGCACCCTGGACGCAAAGGAGGAGGGTATTCTTGACCTGTGGGTCAGCAAGAGCTGGGCCATCAAGCTGGCTAGCGAGGCCGCAAGGACAGTGCTGAGCGTTGACCAGATCATCGTCGCAAGGCAAGCCGGCGGACCCAAGATGCCAGGGAAGGCCCAGCAGGGCAACTGGGACAACGATGACTAGAAGACGAGCATGGGCTGGAAAAGTGTATAATGACATGAACTGAATGACCCAAGGTCATCGAATAAACGATGCCTTTGTCCAACCCGCTGCCTCCGCTCACAAGACGCGCTCTACCGTACATTAACCTCAGATTGCCCATCCTTATCCTACAACCCCGCCCATCTAAACAGCCTTGTATACACCGTCTCCCCTTTCAACAACCCCAACCGCGACCAATCTCAATCTACATCCAACCCACTACAGAGAATGTATCCGCACCCCTCCCTCTCCTGCATCCGCACAATCAGCGATACACACAACAGCAATCAAGTTATGAGATTCCGCGTGTATCGTCTGCGACCACGCCATGCTGTACGGAGGAAATGGAGAAGACGTAAGGGAGCTGAGAGGGAGTGTGTTGGTGGAGTGGTGCTGTGGGATCATGATGAGCGTGGGTGGTTAGGGGTGTTTGGATGCGCTTTGAGACGAGCGTGAGGGTGTAGCGACGTTGGGAGATggtcaagaagaagaagaattgCAATATGTGTCAAGGCGAGCTTGTTGCGGTGTTCGCTGTATTGGAGGATCAAAGGGCGGTGGATTGGATTGGATTGaatatagtcctaggttTTTGGCGGAGATAAAAccgtgctgctgctgcacgtTGATCGGCGGCTGTCTGCAGATGTGTGGCTTCGGGGCGGCCTTTCTATGGTTCTTCGCCCGTTAGAACAAGTGTGGGCTGGGCTCTTCACCTTCGTGTCATGCGACGCTGGGATTCTCAGTCTTGCTTGACAGTCAACCCTCGCCATTCGGGCTTTAACGCTTCGTCGACCCATGGACATTCTGTTGCCCCCACGTGCTGCCGCACGTACTCTTCTAATGCATTTGCGCCTGGAGCACCTTCGTAAATGCCTATCGCACCAACGCGTGGTATGTGTAGTGCGGATGCAAAGCGGGCATCATTGGAGGTTGGCAGAGCAACGAGGCGTGTAGGCGCTGATGTTTTGGATCCTGGTCTGGGCTGTAAGGTGGCGAGGTGGAGCAGTGTTGGTATGTGAGCGTGCGACGGGGAGAGAGATGGGCGAGGGTGTGTGAGGATGACCATGCTCAGTGGCCTCAGCGTGGTTTCTAGCTGCTTTTCGGTTTCATTTTCTGTTGCGGAGCCGTCCTTGTCGCTAGCACCTGACTCCCTGGTCGGCGCATTTGGTGGTGCAGTCCTGGTTGCCAGAGCTTCTAAATGTCTCGTCACACTGTTTAGGCCAACAAGAAGATGGAATCCGATGGCTGGCGGTGACGGCCGAGGATTTTCATGTGCATGGAGCCTGGTATCTCGTTTCCGCTTTTTGCCTTTCGATGGTTGGACATGTGTTCTGCGGTGCTCGCCAAGAGGCGTGAGTAGACTGGGCCAGTCAGCCTTCTTGTATCGGTTTCACTGCCTCTCACGTGAACAATCGAATTCCTCTGTGATTCAACGTCTGACCCAAAAATATCATGCGAGTCGCAGTTCTTACCTACTTGCATAGTAATTCTGTAACGACTTCCTCGTCTTCATGTGACACAGACGGCCTGGGAATTTCAGCATTTACCAACAGAGAATACTGTGAGCTCACGAACCATCTTGTTTCTGTGAAAGGCGAGGATATCTTGAAGATTGGCTTTGGCGGCTTCTTCACTGGCGGTGCCATGTCGCGCGTAAAGTTGCCCGAACCCAACAGGGCCGGTTCTACAGTCCGAAGATGTTCAAGGGCAGCGACTCGGCACGTGATAGTGGAAGTCTCCCGTGTCAGGCTGCAAGGCAACACAGTATGCGGAGTGCTGGGGAGTGCTGAGACGCTTGCATCGCCAGTGAAGTGAAGCTGCTAGTTTGCGGCCGGAGGTGAGCACGGAACGCTAAAAACCCTAGCGCCGTTGCCCTCCAATGACCGATGACGTGCAACAAGCTGCCCCGCGAGTCTTCGTGAATTAACGACGCGTTTGACAGCTCTCCACTACGGCGGCGCAATCACTAGCACATTCAATCCGACATTCTCATAGTGGTCGCCAGCAGCTACAGCTCATGTTGTCACTCGCGCACACGATTCCCACCCCTCCGCACGCGGTCCTTGCCCACTAAGGCTGGACCTGCCGCTGCAGCTGTTGCCTGTGCCTGCCGCAACGGACACGCCAAACCTTCTCGTGCAAACAACGCGCTGTCTCGCCAGCGCACCCAGTCATGAGTGCGCGAGACCATGACATAGTACAGTCTCAAGCTGCAGACGAGCCAGCGACCGCCTCTTCGCCCTCCCCACCACGCCGTGAACCTGAGGTAGACGCAGACGCCAACTTCACTCGCAAACGCCCTCGACTGGACGACGGCGCCGCCAGTCTGCGTGCAGTGTCGACCGACTCTGAATCTCCCAGCAAAGCAATCATGTCGCCACACAAGGAGATGGTCGCCATGACGATACGGGAGCACCTGGCCTCCTCTCCCGAGCTCGCAGAGGATGAGGAGCACACCCAAGTTGCTACTGGGCCGTCCATCAACCAAATTCCCACACCCACAGCCTCGCCTGTCATGGTAGATGGCGCGCAGGATGAACCAGCCAGTCCGCCTGTCATCGAGATCATCGACGACGAAGATGAGAATGAGCCAACAGCGACTTTCACGGTGCAGCTCAACGCCGAGGACCACTTCAGACGATTCCCCTACCGAGCGCGCTTCCGAAGCGCAATGGATGCTTTGCGCGAAATCACCAGCTACGTGCAGAAAAGTGAGTCGCTCGGCGCCATGCTTCTCTTGCACACCCCTGCTCACACGACCTAGACCTAGATATTCCTCATGATCTCCTTCCGTCCTTGGAGCAATGGCTCCGCGGCCTCCCTGACGGCCCTTCGGCCAATCTGCAAACCTTCTACGTGACCAAGATGGTCTTTTGGACCGACTTTGCAAACTTGGTGGACAAGCTTCTACGGCGGAGGTACCATTGGACGACTGCTCTCGCTGGCCAAGATGATGACATGAGCAGGTATCCTTTCGGAGACTCGTTCGGCGACGATGCGGCGGTAGACGAAGCTTTTTCTGGATTCTTCGGTGCCTACATGAAGCTTTGCTCCCATCTTTTCCTGGTCGACGTACATCTGCTGAACCACCCACGCTCCGACGCGGAGCAGTATTCTTCCCCTTTGATCAGCGAGAAGCATCTGCGCCACCTTCACACAATCTTTTGCCAAGAGAAAATACCGCTGTTTCATCTACTGCGTAGAGAACACGCTGTTGACGTGCGCGAAATCGGTAATCGCCTACACATGGAATTCCTCTCATCCAATGGCGCTCAGAACCTTCTGCGGCTAGCTGACGAAGCGTTCCGCAAAGTACCCATGTCCGTACAGACTTCTATCGCTATGTTCACGCCTCAGCTGTTGGGCACACTGGGCTGGACCATCAGT is a genomic window containing:
- a CDS encoding T-complex protein 1 subunit theta, which codes for MSLSIPNAPNAGLFKQGYQNYDAEDGAVIRNIDACRTIAQTVQTSLGPYGRNKIVINHLQKMILTSDAATILRELEVVHPAAKLLVMASQQQEAEMGDATNLVIVLAGELLKKAEELIRMGLKTSDIVLGYEKAQNAAQQTLEELVCDKVEDIRSQAELAKAIRTVVAAKQSGSEDFLADLVAEAVLAVLPKNPVNFNVDNVRVVKIMGGALEQSKVVKGMVFARSPEGNVTKATKAKVGVFSCPIDISQTETKGTVLLHNAKEMMDFTTGEEQQVEQAIKELHDSGMRVVVAGSTIGELAQHYLNRYNMLTIKILSKFELRRLCRVVGATPLARLGAPMPDEMGTIDVVETLEIGGDRVTVFRQENEQTRTATLVLRGATQNHLDDVERAIDDGVNVVKAITRDARLVPGAGATEMQLIERIKTIADKTPGLAQYSIRKFAEAFEVIPRTLAESAGLDATEILARLYVAHAAQKGRKDDEWTIGVDIENDDNTGTLDAKEEGILDLWVSKSWAIKLASEAARTVLSVDQIIVARQAGGPKMPGKAQQGNWDNDD
- a CDS encoding Ribonuclease P, encoding MAPPVKKPPKPIFKISSPFTETRWPSVSHEDEEVVTELLCNLLTPLGEHRRTHVQPSKGKKRKRDTRLHAHENPRPSPPAIGFHLLVGLNSVTRHLEALATRTAPPNAPTRESGASDKDGSATENETEKQLETTLRPLSMVILTHPRPSLSPSHAHIPTLLHLATLQPRPGSKTSAPTRLVALPTSNDARFASALHIPRVGAIGIYEGAPGANALEEYVRQHVGATECPWVDEALKPEWRGLTVKQD